Proteins encoded together in one Mycobacterium sp. MS1601 window:
- a CDS encoding ComF family protein, translated as MLDLVLPLECGGCGAPGTRWCDACATALRVGADDPHVITPRLDPGVPVFALGRHAGTRRRAIVALKEHGRVDLLSPLAHALAGGIHRLLAWGVLDEPLALVPAPTRRIAARRRGGDPVSRLCASAVRAHPEIVVTPALRLKRGTRDSVGLGSGDRQRNLAGRVHLDASKLISRVDVLVVDDIVTTGATACESVRVLSTAGVRVAAVLALAHA; from the coding sequence ATGCTCGATCTGGTCCTGCCGCTGGAGTGCGGCGGCTGCGGTGCGCCGGGCACCCGCTGGTGTGACGCGTGCGCGACGGCGCTGCGTGTCGGCGCCGATGACCCGCACGTCATCACCCCGCGGCTCGATCCAGGTGTGCCTGTCTTCGCGCTCGGCCGTCATGCCGGCACCCGAAGGCGGGCCATTGTCGCCCTCAAGGAACACGGCCGGGTAGATCTGCTTTCGCCGCTGGCGCACGCGCTGGCTGGCGGGATCCACCGGCTGCTCGCCTGGGGCGTGCTCGACGAGCCGCTGGCCCTGGTGCCGGCGCCCACCCGCCGGATCGCCGCCCGCCGCCGCGGTGGTGACCCGGTGAGCCGGCTGTGCGCCTCCGCGGTGAGAGCTCATCCGGAGATCGTCGTTACGCCCGCGTTGCGTCTCAAACGTGGCACCAGGGACTCGGTGGGCCTGGGTAGCGGGGACCGGCAACGCAACCTGGCGGGCCGCGTGCACCTGGATGCCAGCAAACTCATTAGCAGGGTTGACGTGCTCGTTGTGGACGACATCGTGACCACGGGTGCCACTGCCTGCGAATCGGTGCGGGTGTTGAGCACCGCCGGTGTCAGGGTGGCAGCGGTGCTGGCGCTGGCGCACGCCTGA